GGTTTTTCCTGCGATCAGTGGTGTGAGTCATATGCCGGAGCTCAAGGCGCTGGGCGTCATCGAAGCGTTCAGCGTCGCCTCGGTTATCGAGGCCGCGGACGCAGCGGTCAAAGCGACTCAGGTCCAGTTGATCACGATTCACTTGGCGATGGCCATCGGCGGTAAGGGCTGGGTCTCGTTAACCGGCGACGTTGCGTCGGTCACGGAAGCGGTCGAGATTGGCAGTGCGGTGATCGAACGCAAAGGATTGTTGGTCGACAAAGTGGTGATCCCCGCTCCACGCCCAGACATCATTCGAGAATTCGTTTAAGACGAACTTGAGTCTCGAGTGATCCGTCAGCATTAAATTTTGCTTCCTTAGAAGAATCTGTGGGTGAATTTTGGCTCTGGCAGCGCACCAAGGTTGTGATCGAGCGCTGTTTCGTGAGCTTCTTGGGTGCGAAAACCTTAGGAATATCTGGTAACCCGTTTTCGCTTGTTGTTAAAACCTTCTCCAACGCCGGATGACAACGTCCCTCCGGCTCGAAACCAGTTCAGCAGCAATTCGCGTTTCTTGCGGAGCGTCGTTGCTAAATCCTTCATCGGATCGATTTTGCTTCTCATCGCGCGAGTACACCAAGCATCAAGAAACTTACCTGCCGATGCATGACGTGAAAACGGTCCAGGATACGAATCGCGTGAGGGCCCTTCTTGGCAATCACTTTCAAGTACGCCTGCCACATGTCACTGCAAACAATTGGATGTCTGTTCTCCTTCCTATTGAGGATTGCCCAGTCAAACACGAGGCAGGCTCTGCTGCGGAGCAACCTACCGAAAGATAACTGGGCCAGGAAGGGAAGAGTTTCGGCTCATCCGACGGAAGCGCGCGGAACCCAGACTCGAGGTTTTTTGGAGGTATGGCTCCGGTGTCCAATGATCTCTTAGAAAAGAGTCCCCGACGGACGGTCGTCCGCAGGGAACCGGTAGCACCCTTAGCGCACCGTCGACCGGGATATCCCTTGTCAAGTTGCACCTCTGCAGAGCTCCACTCCGTTTCTCCCGGCAACTGCACGATAACAAGTGAAAATAGCTCCTGCCAGCAATGATGGGACACCGGAGAGATGCCTCGAAAACCTCCTGCGCACGCTTCCGCCGGATGAGCCAAAAAAACGGGGGATCGGCATGAAGATAGCAAACAGCTCCCCACCCATTCCGTGGGAGAGCCAAATTTTAGGGTAGTGGATTACGCCAGAAATCCGTAACTCAAATGTTCTTAGGGGCTTCTGGCGAGGTCCACTACGTCCCAACTCGCAGTTATAACCTTGACGGTCCACTAGGAGCAGGCCTTGTGCTGGGTGTTCAACGCCAAGGATTGCCAGAGGTGCAGCTTTCGCTGGGCTCAGAAGCCTGTCGAAGGACTGATCACGAAGTGGAAGATCATGGGTCGGGGTCGATAGCAAGACGAGCGACAATCTTGAAGCGTTTACCTCTGCATTTACGAAAAACGCCTAAAGGGTTCCGACAACGAAGGGCTTCGCCCCCAGCCTGAATCCGGCGAATGTCTGGCATCAACTTCGCGGCATGATTAGCGTGATTCGTGTACCCTTTCCGGTTGCACTCTGAATCTCCATCTGACCACCGAGGTGTTCCGCACGTTCGCTTATGTTGAAGAGCCCGAAGCTGTTGCAGTGCCTTGTCTGATTCGGGTTGAATCCCGCGCCCTTGTCATTGACCTCGACAAGCATCCAATCGTCGCTGTGCGGTTTCAGTCGCACTTGGGCACGTTTCACGCCCGCATGTTTGACGACATTGAGAAGCAACTCACGAACGGCTTGCAAGATGAAGGTGCGCAAGCCGTCCGTTGTAGGTTCGGCCTCTTCGTCCGCATCGACGGTCAGCGTCATACCAAACTTTTCTTTCATATCACCTTTGAGCCACTCGAGCGTTGCACCGACCCCCTCGACGTGAAGGACTGGAGGATGGAGATCCAGGGAGATGGAACGCGTGATCTGGTGCGCCCTACGCAATTGGTCATCAATTTTGTCTAGCAATTGCTGCCGCTTCTCGGTCGGGATATTTTCCATGTTCAGCGCGGAGAGCGTGAACCTTGTCCCCACAAGGACCTGTTGGAGGTCTTCGTGCAGAATGTGGGCGATTCTCTTACGCTCTTCCTCCTCCGCCCGGATCAGCTTGGCGGTCAACGCCCTCAGCTTTTCTGTCCGCGACTTGACTTTCTGCTCCAGCTCAGCACGAGCTTGGTGGACAGCTTCCTCTGCCCTCCTGCGCTGGGTGATGTCTAGCACTGAAGATTCGAAGCCCTTTGACGTGCCATCTTTGTTGATCAGAAGCGTAGCCCGGCTCTCCGCGACGAAAGTGGAGCCGTCCTTTCTTCTCGCCAGAAATTCCCCCTGCCAAGTTCCGACACGATGGAGCGCTGCCAGAATCGCCTGCGATTTCTCGGGGTCGTCAAGAAAATCGGGTATGGGCTTGCCGATGACTTCGTCTTTGGAGGCGTACCCCCATGTGGAGACGAAGGAACCATTGACCGTGTTGATGATGCCGTTGACATCCGCTGTGCTATTGGCGGCGAGTCCGTTTTCGTAGGCGATACTGGCAAATTCTAGGGCAGACTCCGCCTGCTTGCGCTCCGTGATGTCGGTGACGATAATACCGAGACCGTCCTGAATCTTGAATGCGGTCAACGAGACATGGATCGGGCCAAGCTTGGGATGAGGAACAAGTTGATCAATCTGAAATGGGAGCCCTGACTCAATAACCGAGCGATACGCAGCGTCTCTGCCGCTCTGCTCCAGACTTGGCACGACATCCATTAGAGGCTTCCCAATGATGTTCGTCGCCGTTAGTCCGGTCATGTCGAGGCCCGCCGGGTTCGCATAAAGATTTCGGAGGTCGCTATCAAAAAAGAACAAACCGTCCCTGGAAGCAGTCATAAAGCTCTGCCAAGCATCGTTACGCGATGAGGGCGGATCATGACTCTTCGCCCGAAGACGACGCAACGCTTCAATCAGCTGGGCCGTTGTCTTGGTCTCATCTTTCACAGTCATGACTCCTGACAAATGAAATGGGATGACTGATTTGTGGGTCAAGGCACCCATAAGGGGCGAATCACCAACCGATCATCATCTCAGGTGGTTGTTTCGATAATCTCTTGGTGATGATCCGGTCAGCGTTTTGAATTGACGGCTGAAGTAATTGCTGTCGCTGAATCCAACCAACATCGCAATTTCAGTGATGCTCTTTTCGCTTTGTGCGAGCAATTTACAGGCTTGGCGAACTCTTAACCGGATCAGGTAGGCGATTGGTGGACAGCCCATGGTCGACTCGAACGCTCGCAGGAAGTTTCGCCGAGACATTCCAGAGATTTCAACCAGTTCGTCGAGCGTGAGTGGATCGGCGTAGTGACGTTCGATTAGGGAAATCGCTTCCGCAATTCTCAGCAAGGATTTGCTCTGGGGATTGCGTGATTGGCTGTAACAGCGAGCAAGAAAGGTCACCAATTGCAAGAGCGTTGTTGTGGCGATGACGCCAAACCCCGGCCTGCGGTCGGTTAGCTCTTGGTCAAGTTGGTCAATCAGGCCAATCGCTTGAACCAACTTGGGCGGCGACAGTTGTAATCGACTATTGAAGCCATGGCGTTTCCGCCAATCTGGCTCGAGCGTAAACAACGCATGGTACCCAGGAAGCAATTGCAGATCACTGAACGTCATCGGTAACTCGGTTGCGTCAAATAGCACGTTGATCAGACGCAGTTGGTCCATATTCAAATAGTCATGTGGACGCATGGGACCAATGACAAACGTATCGCCTGTCCCAATTTCATAGGAGTCCTCCCCCGTAATATGTTCCCCTTTGCCGCCGGTGATGATGACGATTTCGGAAAACTCGTGGGAGTGAAGTCCGAACGGTTTTTGCGGATCACGTCGTTCCACAACAATGGGAAAACCATCCTCATGGAACCAGTTCTGTTTTTTTAGCACCTGCATGAATAGACGCTTCCTTAACGAAGGCTTGGATGCCCGTAAGCCCTGGCAATGCGCCGCAGCACGCAATTGGGACTGGTTTCGCGTTTGGCATTATTGTGCTGATGTTTGGCGCAATCGTCAAGGTTTTCGAGATCGCATTGGCGTAGGTTTTGCTAATCGGTGGCGTTTCGCTAGACTGGCGAACGACTTCTTTTTGTTTGCGAGCGCTTGATCCACACCAGGATTTGGGGTTGGGCCGTAGCGGAAGTCGGCAGAACTTTGGAGGATTCCGGGGACGGCCGAAACTCTTGGCGAGCTCCGCTACCCCCAAAGCAAGACGGGATGATGCACGAGGCCCCAATCAAAGATCAACGAAGCATCGAGCTAGCGAGAAAAAAAATGGAAACACAACAAAATTTCATCCATCCACGCGATGCGATTATGCAAACGATGGAGCGAATCTATCGGTATCGCATGACGACGACATCGGGAGGCAATCTTTCGATCCGGCGACCCAATGGAGATATATGGATCACGCCGGCGCGCGTCGACAAGGGCAATCTTACACGAGACGATATCGTCTGCGTTCGGTCCGACGGTACCGTTGAGGGGAGACATCCGCCATCTTCGGAGTTTCCATTCCACAAAGCAGTCTATGAAGTTCGCCCCGATATTGAGGCTGTCGTTCACGCGCATCCCGTCGCTCTGGTTGCCTTCAGCATTTGTCGGGCGGTCCCGGACACGCATCTATTCCATCAAACGTTCAAAGTATGTGGCAAAACGGGCTTTGCCCCCTACGCCGTACCCGGCAGCCAGCTACTTGGCGACAGAATCGCCGAATCCTTCAAAGCGGGTTGTGACAGTGTGATTCTCGAGAATCATGGCGTTGTGGTAGGAGCAGAGAATCTCGCCCTGGCATTCCAGCGTTTTGAAGCTTTTGAATTCGCTGCAAAAACCATCGTCAAAGGCACGCGTCTCGGAGAGGTTCGCTACCTCACGGAGAAATCACTGCACGAGGCGCAAGCACGAAGTGTTGCTCTCGAATCCGCAGTACCGCCGCCTGCTAGTTGTCGTGAAATGGAACTCCGGCGCCAATTGGCGACATTCCTACGCAGAGGATGTCGACAGCGACTTTTCATTAGCACCGAGGGAAGTTTCTCAGCACGTGTCGATGAAGACACCTTCTTAATCACGCCGACTCAAGAGGACCGTGAACTACTTCGCATCGACGACTTTGTGCTCATTCGAGGTGACGTTCGTGAAAAAGGCAAAAAGGCGAGTCTCGCCGTGTTCTCCCATCAAGCGATCTACCGAAAGCACCCAGAAATTCAGTCGATCGTGTTCGCTCATCCCGTCAACGCAACCGCGTTCAGCGTCACGGATTCGTTTTTTGACTCACGAACGATTCCGGAGAGTTATGTCTTTCTTCGCGATGTCCGCCGCGCACCCTACGGAGTGCAATATCAGAACGACGGAGCGATTTCCGAGTATGTGTCTCCTGCTTCCCCCGCTGCTATCCTGGAAAACGATGGTGTGGTTGTGACAGGCGACAGCATCCTCGACGCATTCGATCGGCTTGAGGTTCTCGAGTCGACGGCGGAAGCCGTCATCAATGCGAAATCGATCGGGAGCGTTTCCCCCATGCCGGACAGCGTCATTGATGAACTTCGCAGTGCTTTTCAGTTGCCGTGACGAGCCCATTCAATTTCAATCGCCACCCGTTTAAGGGAACTCAGACATGATGGAAAAACGTACGTATTTTATGCCACCGATGAGTATGATCGGCCCTGGTGTGCTGCAAGATCTGGGAAAGGAAATTAAGGGTTTAGGGGTCCAACGCGTCCTGATCGTGACCGACAAGATTCTCGTCAAACTTCAGCTTGCACAAAAGATCATCGACATTCTGGATGCGGTGGGAATCGAACACGCACTGTTTGACGCGGTCCAGCCCAACCCAACCTGCGCGAACGTTACCGAGGGGCTGTCCGTACTTCAAGAGAATTCCTGCGATGCACTGGTTTCTCTTGGCGGCGGTTCTCCGCAGGATTGTGCAAAAGCGATTGCGATTCTGGCGACCAATGGCGGCGATGTTCGCGACTACGAAGGTGTCGGGAAATCAGAAAAGACGAGCCTTCCGATTGTTGCGGTCAACACAACGGCTGGAACCGCTTCGGAGGTCACGATCAACTATGTCATCACGGACGAAGATCGCCACGTGAAGATGGTGATGGTCGATAAGAACTGTTTAGCAACCATCACCGTGAATGATCCGGAATTGATGTTGGGAAAGCCGGCGGAGCTTACTGCAGCGACAGGCATGGATGCGCTCACGCACGCTATCGAAGCCTACATCACGAAAGGCGCCTATCGACTCACCGACGCCTTGGCGCTCGAGGCGATTCGGCTGATCTCGGAAAGCTTGCGGGACGCCGTC
This sequence is a window from Novipirellula artificiosorum. Protein-coding genes within it:
- a CDS encoding helix-turn-helix domain-containing protein, with the protein product MQVLKKQNWFHEDGFPIVVERRDPQKPFGLHSHEFSEIVIITGGKGEHITGEDSYEIGTGDTFVIGPMRPHDYLNMDQLRLINVLFDATELPMTFSDLQLLPGYHALFTLEPDWRKRHGFNSRLQLSPPKLVQAIGLIDQLDQELTDRRPGFGVIATTTLLQLVTFLARCYSQSRNPQSKSLLRIAEAISLIERHYADPLTLDELVEISGMSRRNFLRAFESTMGCPPIAYLIRLRVRQACKLLAQSEKSITEIAMLVGFSDSNYFSRQFKTLTGSSPRDYRNNHLR
- a CDS encoding BMC domain-containing protein, whose protein sequence is MENGKAIGIVETSSIARGFLIADTVLKTANVKIIVNRTICPGKYMVLIGGNVDAVTSAIEAGVAAGAHTVVDQLVIPNVHPSVFPAISGVSHMPELKALGVIEAFSVASVIEAADAAVKATQVQLITIHLAMAIGGKGWVSLTGDVASVTEAVEIGSAVIERKGLLVDKVVIPAPRPDIIREFV
- a CDS encoding iron-containing alcohol dehydrogenase, yielding MMEKRTYFMPPMSMIGPGVLQDLGKEIKGLGVQRVLIVTDKILVKLQLAQKIIDILDAVGIEHALFDAVQPNPTCANVTEGLSVLQENSCDALVSLGGGSPQDCAKAIAILATNGGDVRDYEGVGKSEKTSLPIVAVNTTAGTASEVTINYVITDEDRHVKMVMVDKNCLATITVNDPELMLGKPAELTAATGMDALTHAIEAYITKGAYRLTDALALEAIRLISESLRDAVKEGNNVEARSKMAYGSFIAGMSFSNCGLGVVHSLAHQLGGVYDLPHGVCNAVLLPHVIRFNAASCGDKLREVAQAMGVDTKDMDRDQANDAAIHAIVQLSKDVGIPSGLAELGVDDSQLNRMAEMALADPCTPGNPRGMSLVDAIEIYANAM
- a CDS encoding class II aldolase/adducin family protein, which encodes METQQNFIHPRDAIMQTMERIYRYRMTTTSGGNLSIRRPNGDIWITPARVDKGNLTRDDIVCVRSDGTVEGRHPPSSEFPFHKAVYEVRPDIEAVVHAHPVALVAFSICRAVPDTHLFHQTFKVCGKTGFAPYAVPGSQLLGDRIAESFKAGCDSVILENHGVVVGAENLALAFQRFEAFEFAAKTIVKGTRLGEVRYLTEKSLHEAQARSVALESAVPPPASCREMELRRQLATFLRRGCRQRLFISTEGSFSARVDEDTFLITPTQEDRELLRIDDFVLIRGDVREKGKKASLAVFSHQAIYRKHPEIQSIVFAHPVNATAFSVTDSFFDSRTIPESYVFLRDVRRAPYGVQYQNDGAISEYVSPASPAAILENDGVVVTGDSILDAFDRLEVLESTAEAVINAKSIGSVSPMPDSVIDELRSAFQLP
- a CDS encoding transposase yields the protein MFDWAILNRKENRHPIVCSDMWQAYLKVIAKKGPHAIRILDRFHVMHRQVSFLMLGVLAR
- a CDS encoding transposase, with protein sequence MRSKIDPMKDLATTLRKKRELLLNWFRAGGTLSSGVGEGFNNKRKRVTRYS
- a CDS encoding PAS domain-containing sensor histidine kinase, with the translated sequence MKDETKTTAQLIEALRRLRAKSHDPPSSRNDAWQSFMTASRDGLFFFDSDLRNLYANPAGLDMTGLTATNIIGKPLMDVVPSLEQSGRDAAYRSVIESGLPFQIDQLVPHPKLGPIHVSLTAFKIQDGLGIIVTDITERKQAESALEFASIAYENGLAANSTADVNGIINTVNGSFVSTWGYASKDEVIGKPIPDFLDDPEKSQAILAALHRVGTWQGEFLARRKDGSTFVAESRATLLINKDGTSKGFESSVLDITQRRRAEEAVHQARAELEQKVKSRTEKLRALTAKLIRAEEEERKRIAHILHEDLQQVLVGTRFTLSALNMENIPTEKRQQLLDKIDDQLRRAHQITRSISLDLHPPVLHVEGVGATLEWLKGDMKEKFGMTLTVDADEEAEPTTDGLRTFILQAVRELLLNVVKHAGVKRAQVRLKPHSDDWMLVEVNDKGAGFNPNQTRHCNSFGLFNISERAEHLGGQMEIQSATGKGTRITLIMPRS